The following proteins come from a genomic window of Candidatus Protochlamydia phocaeensis:
- the fabZ gene encoding 3-hydroxyacyl-ACP dehydratase FabZ, producing MDQVPDKSPVFDIKQILSILPHRYPFLLVDRVLEMDVDKGYILAQKNVTFNEAFFQGHFPQAPIMPGVLILEALAQAGGILVHLKGQGDKIAILLNVNQAKFRHPVKPGDVLLLRGQGLHFSSKGGRIKAEALVNDKIAAEAEIGFVFVDKNQI from the coding sequence ATGGATCAAGTTCCAGACAAATCCCCGGTATTTGATATTAAGCAAATTCTTAGCATTCTACCCCATCGCTATCCCTTTTTGCTTGTTGACCGTGTTCTAGAAATGGATGTCGATAAGGGATATATTTTAGCTCAGAAGAATGTGACATTTAATGAAGCATTCTTTCAGGGGCATTTTCCACAAGCTCCCATTATGCCAGGCGTGTTGATACTGGAAGCGTTGGCCCAAGCTGGAGGCATCCTAGTTCACCTGAAAGGCCAAGGAGATAAAATTGCCATTTTGCTTAATGTGAATCAAGCTAAGTTCCGCCATCCGGTTAAACCGGGGGATGTATTGCTCCTGCGCGGGCAAGGCCTCCATTTTAGCAGTAAAGGAGGACGCATTAAAGCAGAAGCGCTCGTCAATGACAAGATTGCAGCAGAAGCTGAAATCGGATTTGTTTTTGTGGATAAAAATCAAATTTAA
- the lpxC gene encoding UDP-3-O-acyl-N-acetylglucosamine deacetylase, producing the protein MIVRRQRTLKEAVAFSGIGIHTGKEVGLRFCPAKEGTGIVFKRVDLPSQPIIPATVEYVQDTSRSTTIGIKDIRIHTVEHVLSAIKAYQIDNLCIEITNIEPPVGNGSSDVFVEMIEKVGIREQEQTIPIVKVQQPVFWSEGDIHIVALPYEGYRISYTLSYPGSAFLRGQFHSTLVNAENFKNEIAPCRTFSLYKEISALMDKGLIKGGSLDNAVVIKDEVILSKGGLFFPDEMARHKILDLIGDLSLIGFDFHAHIIAIRSGHASNFAFAKKLLNHITMESH; encoded by the coding sequence ATTATTGTGCGCAGACAAAGAACTTTAAAAGAAGCAGTCGCTTTTTCTGGTATCGGCATTCATACGGGAAAAGAAGTCGGGCTTCGTTTTTGTCCGGCCAAAGAAGGGACCGGCATCGTTTTCAAACGCGTCGACTTGCCTAGCCAGCCCATCATCCCAGCAACCGTCGAATATGTGCAGGATACATCGCGCAGTACGACTATTGGGATTAAAGATATCCGCATCCATACTGTTGAGCATGTCTTATCGGCAATTAAAGCCTACCAAATTGATAATTTATGCATTGAAATTACGAACATTGAGCCTCCGGTCGGCAATGGTAGTTCGGATGTGTTTGTTGAAATGATTGAAAAGGTGGGTATAAGAGAGCAAGAGCAAACAATTCCCATTGTCAAAGTCCAGCAACCGGTTTTTTGGTCTGAGGGGGATATTCATATCGTTGCCTTGCCTTATGAAGGCTATCGCATCAGCTATACGTTAAGTTATCCAGGCTCCGCTTTCCTGCGCGGGCAATTTCACTCGACTTTAGTCAATGCAGAGAATTTTAAAAACGAGATTGCTCCTTGTCGAACTTTTTCGCTTTATAAGGAAATTTCGGCTCTGATGGATAAAGGATTGATTAAAGGGGGCAGTTTGGACAATGCCGTCGTCATTAAAGACGAAGTCATTCTCAGTAAAGGAGGATTGTTCTTCCCGGATGAAATGGCTCGACATAAGATTCTAGATCTTATTGGCGACCTCTCGCTTATCGGATTCGACTTCCATGCCCATATTATTGCGATTCGATCCGGACATGCCTCTAATTTTGCTTTTGCCAAAAAATTATTAAATCATATCACGATGGAGAGTCATTGA
- the lnt gene encoding apolipoprotein N-acyltransferase gives MKDYSLANYQKYTLLLASFFIVAFGQPAWVWWLGLIASVGGFACFWRVLLAIPRKRERFCLAMGWYAAVQMVQLSWFASHPYLYIYAVLFFCAWLMGAQFGLLALFIQPAAIKRLPRLLGIASLWVFLEWSRLFILSGLAFNPTGLALSGALYPLQLAAFGGMYFLSFWVMLTNLFVLRIWLNGSLKQDVLFASAMACLPYLIGAIHFHFHEQAMRQHPSTVSVMLVQPALPIEEKMVFQSAEEARQFVLDEWMHILATTQKQLGQSIDLIVLPEYVVPYGTYHPVFPLKEIEELLTSLFGSQVLQFLPPLEEPYASYIETDRGPQWLASNAFLAQAVANLFKAHIVIGLEDSVYVDEKAKHYESYSAAFHFPPSNQPAKRYEKRVLVPMGEYIPFDFCRKLAAQYGISGSFTCGKEAKVFAGPVPFGTSICYEEMYGNLMRENRQKGAELLVNLTNDGWYPNSRLPQQHFDHARLRTVENGIPLVRACNTGITGALDSLGRPIGTLGEERIQLQSLADSIRLDVPAYHYATLYAKWGDAFILSVCGCLLLWGLIDWKRR, from the coding sequence ATGAAGGATTATTCATTAGCCAATTACCAAAAATACACCTTGCTCCTCGCTTCTTTTTTTATAGTCGCTTTTGGCCAGCCCGCTTGGGTATGGTGGCTTGGATTAATCGCTTCTGTGGGAGGCTTTGCCTGTTTTTGGAGAGTCTTATTAGCTATCCCTCGCAAGCGCGAGCGTTTTTGCTTGGCTATGGGATGGTATGCGGCCGTTCAAATGGTCCAGCTCTCTTGGTTTGCCTCGCATCCTTACTTATACATTTATGCCGTCCTCTTTTTTTGCGCATGGTTGATGGGGGCTCAGTTTGGCCTGCTGGCATTGTTCATCCAGCCTGCAGCCATTAAACGGCTTCCCCGTTTGCTAGGAATTGCCTCTTTGTGGGTTTTTCTTGAATGGTCCCGCTTATTTATTTTATCCGGCCTAGCCTTTAATCCAACGGGTTTGGCTTTATCTGGCGCCTTATATCCTTTGCAGCTCGCTGCATTTGGGGGAATGTACTTCCTGTCTTTTTGGGTCATGCTGACCAATCTCTTCGTTTTGCGAATATGGCTAAACGGTTCCCTAAAGCAAGATGTCTTATTTGCTAGTGCAATGGCATGCCTGCCTTATTTAATAGGAGCCATTCATTTTCATTTTCACGAACAGGCCATGAGGCAGCACCCCTCGACTGTATCGGTTATGCTTGTCCAACCGGCTTTGCCTATTGAAGAAAAAATGGTTTTTCAAAGCGCCGAAGAGGCTAGGCAGTTTGTATTGGATGAATGGATGCATATCTTGGCGACAACGCAAAAACAGCTGGGCCAATCCATAGACCTTATTGTTCTCCCTGAATATGTTGTTCCCTATGGAACTTATCATCCCGTTTTTCCCTTAAAGGAAATCGAAGAATTATTGACTAGCCTTTTTGGCTCTCAAGTGTTGCAGTTTCTGCCTCCATTGGAAGAGCCTTACGCTTCGTATATAGAGACAGATAGGGGACCGCAATGGTTGGCCTCCAATGCTTTTTTGGCACAGGCAGTTGCCAATCTTTTTAAAGCGCATATTGTTATTGGATTAGAGGATAGCGTATATGTGGATGAAAAGGCTAAACACTATGAGTCTTATAGCGCGGCTTTTCATTTTCCTCCCAGCAATCAGCCTGCCAAACGCTATGAAAAGCGCGTTTTGGTCCCCATGGGAGAATACATTCCTTTTGATTTTTGCCGCAAGTTGGCCGCTCAGTATGGCATTTCGGGTTCTTTTACTTGCGGCAAAGAAGCCAAAGTTTTTGCCGGCCCTGTTCCTTTTGGCACTTCGATTTGCTATGAAGAAATGTATGGCAACTTAATGCGTGAAAACCGGCAAAAGGGGGCCGAACTGCTGGTTAATTTGACCAATGATGGATGGTATCCCAATTCACGTCTGCCTCAGCAGCATTTTGATCATGCGCGGCTAAGGACGGTAGAAAATGGCATTCCTTTAGTGCGTGCTTGCAATACAGGAATTACAGGGGCTCTTGATAGCTTGGGTCGTCCAATCGGGACATTGGGTGAAGAGCGCATTCAATTGCAAAGCTTGGCGGATTCCATTCGCTTGGATGTTCCAGCTTATCATTATGCCACCCTTTACGCAAAATGGGGAGATGCCTTCATTTTGAGCGTATGCGGATGTTTGCTTCTTTGGGGATTAATTGACTGGAAACGAAGATGA
- a CDS encoding D-alanine--D-alanine ligase family protein — protein MFKIAVICGGPSRERGISLNSARSVLDHLSSDEIEIVPIYVDCQRRFYVISQAQLYSNTPADFDFKLAQTAKALGQEEMAQLFEQIDLVFPLIHGSFGEDGQLQAILEGLGARFIGPDSKSCQEMFCKYSAANRLKKEGFATLPSLLLSPDHICLSEIKAFFQAHNLKRAIVKPAIGGSSIGVCSVADPQQALEKALYLFDQGLAQRALLEPFCEGREFTVVLFEDLSGQPVALVPTEIEVSYDNHQIFDYRKKYLPTNQAAYHTPARFEEAVLQKIRRRAESLFRLFQMRDFARLDGWVMPDGSLYFTDINPISGLEQNSFFFRQASMLGMTHRQALYHIVHCASRRFGLPLPPLGEENKADLSPVYVLFGSRNAERQVSLMSGTNVWLKLLRSSAYAPTPFLFDKQGFVWELPYAYTLDHTVEEIYANCLAAERGSLKMPSFLGEVQQRLGLESSSLPLPMRLSLEAFLRRANENQAFAFIAMHGGEGENGTLQRQFDRYHLPYNGSDAKASALCMDKYLTGEAIRQLADPDILSIPKKSLSVSSLSKETLDGQWEQLVEELGSSSLIIKPRCDGCSAGIVLLQSAQDLAYYIHVIQQGLSFIPAHSFANQKEVIEMPSALDGDFIIEPYIETDAIYLSQHSLQHKAKQGWIELTVGVLEQNGLYHALNPSITLAEGAVLSLEEKFQGGTGVNLTPPPEELISFEATDKIKRLVEKAAQALGIQNYARLDIFFNRLTEKIILIEANTLPGLTPSTVIYHQGLAEEPPLSPLALLEKIIFSKLNKQHPLTEFLNRQNSLNLR, from the coding sequence ATGTTTAAAATCGCTGTCATCTGTGGAGGACCCTCGCGAGAAAGGGGAATCTCTTTAAATTCTGCCCGTTCTGTCTTAGATCACTTATCCAGCGATGAAATTGAAATTGTTCCCATTTATGTCGATTGCCAGCGGCGTTTTTATGTCATTTCTCAAGCGCAGCTTTATTCCAATACGCCTGCCGATTTTGATTTCAAGCTTGCCCAGACAGCAAAAGCTTTGGGGCAAGAGGAAATGGCACAATTATTTGAGCAAATTGACTTGGTTTTTCCCCTTATCCATGGCTCTTTTGGTGAGGACGGCCAGCTGCAAGCTATTTTAGAAGGATTAGGCGCGCGATTTATAGGGCCGGACAGTAAAAGCTGCCAAGAAATGTTTTGCAAATATTCAGCTGCGAATAGATTGAAGAAGGAAGGATTTGCCACATTGCCTTCTCTTTTGCTTTCCCCTGATCATATCTGCTTAAGCGAGATTAAAGCGTTCTTCCAAGCGCACAATTTAAAGAGAGCAATTGTCAAGCCTGCAATCGGAGGCTCTTCCATTGGCGTTTGCTCTGTTGCGGATCCCCAGCAAGCGCTAGAAAAAGCTCTCTATCTATTCGATCAAGGGCTGGCTCAAAGGGCGTTATTAGAGCCTTTTTGTGAAGGAAGGGAATTTACGGTCGTCTTATTCGAGGATCTGTCCGGTCAGCCTGTGGCCTTGGTTCCCACAGAAATTGAGGTGAGCTATGACAACCATCAAATCTTCGATTATCGAAAAAAATATCTTCCCACTAACCAAGCGGCTTATCACACTCCGGCTCGTTTCGAAGAGGCTGTTCTCCAAAAAATTCGCCGGCGGGCCGAAAGTCTGTTCAGACTTTTTCAAATGCGCGATTTTGCCCGCTTGGATGGGTGGGTGATGCCTGATGGCTCTCTTTATTTTACCGATATCAATCCTATCAGCGGGCTGGAACAGAATAGCTTCTTTTTCCGCCAAGCTTCTATGCTTGGCATGACGCATCGCCAGGCTTTATATCATATTGTCCATTGTGCGTCCCGGCGGTTCGGACTGCCTCTTCCGCCTCTTGGCGAAGAAAATAAAGCAGATCTTTCACCTGTTTATGTTTTATTTGGCAGCCGCAATGCAGAAAGGCAAGTCTCCTTGATGAGCGGAACAAATGTTTGGCTTAAACTTTTGCGTTCTTCGGCTTATGCCCCCACTCCCTTTCTCTTTGATAAACAAGGGTTCGTTTGGGAACTGCCTTACGCCTATACCTTGGATCATACCGTAGAAGAAATTTATGCGAATTGCTTGGCGGCCGAAAGGGGAAGTTTAAAAATGCCGTCCTTTTTAGGAGAGGTCCAGCAAAGGCTTGGCCTAGAGTCCTCTTCTTTGCCATTGCCCATGCGTTTATCTTTGGAGGCTTTTTTGCGCCGCGCAAATGAGAATCAAGCCTTTGCCTTTATCGCTATGCATGGAGGAGAAGGAGAAAACGGCACGTTGCAGCGCCAATTCGATCGCTACCATCTTCCCTACAATGGCTCAGATGCGAAGGCTTCTGCCCTTTGCATGGATAAATATTTAACAGGGGAAGCCATCAGGCAACTGGCCGATCCGGATATTCTCTCTATCCCCAAAAAAAGCCTGTCTGTTTCCTCCCTTTCGAAAGAAACGCTTGATGGGCAATGGGAACAATTAGTTGAGGAACTTGGCTCTTCTTCCTTGATTATCAAGCCTCGCTGTGATGGCTGCTCGGCTGGCATTGTTTTACTTCAATCGGCCCAAGATTTGGCCTATTATATTCATGTTATTCAGCAAGGCCTGTCGTTTATCCCGGCTCATTCATTTGCCAATCAAAAAGAAGTCATTGAAATGCCATCAGCCTTAGATGGCGATTTCATCATAGAGCCCTACATTGAAACCGATGCTATTTACCTTTCTCAACACTCCCTGCAACACAAGGCAAAACAGGGCTGGATTGAACTAACGGTTGGCGTATTAGAACAAAATGGACTTTACCATGCCCTCAATCCCAGCATTACGCTTGCCGAAGGGGCTGTTTTGAGCTTGGAAGAAAAATTCCAAGGGGGAACCGGAGTCAATTTGACACCGCCTCCCGAAGAGCTTATCTCTTTTGAAGCGACAGATAAAATTAAACGGCTGGTTGAGAAGGCCGCCCAGGCTTTGGGCATCCAGAATTATGCTCGATTGGATATTTTCTTCAATCGCCTAACTGAAAAAATCATTCTCATTGAGGCGAATACCCTGCCCGGTCTGACCCCTTCAACAGTGATTTATCATCAGGGGCTAGCTGAAGAACCGCCTCTCTCACCTTTAGCTTTATTAGAAAAAATTATCTTTTCCAAGTTGAATAAACAACACCCCCTGACAGAGTTTCTCAACAGGCAGAATAGCCTAAATTTGAGATGA
- a CDS encoding SH2 domain-containing protein: protein MTFPQGFDHSRQVYSQVPLSDSYLKKGDEVKEGDMSGKKVSWLSNVVTAISQAFKSSIAKICSIASTIFSTLFNSESSKKISASREHPPSPISGPIGRHLTQPSVQSSNRFDSPFPAQSPIQAHSPGFLRSPFVPAFSADPAVSFSPRLAHHSPFNHGKISFEERDRRLAGQPPGTGLLRISNTRTDMTLSFVKESGEILNVRLEGRSLEEVVKEYKVKGLLQPDLKTSPYNHGKINRQAAEEKLLHQPAGTGMLRESNTQNDFVLSYVHQNQVLHVLLEGRTLDQALNDLQKKGIYIKQFASPKTEETVKKELMSTVLKEQRLIELEELKAPMGKYDQQLILNLGSGRSGAGLNAKANKQHIPSQMIDLRSNEDLSTLSKLTPSSRLYIIGHCSPGLDYIESDEGKRVTVDEYVKMLIDHSPELRKGTPQNKVKISIVACYGGVDNGEQKSFGFRLSQALAKAGIHAEVLARTDYVSRWQGNPEDYKKFVGGQYHEEGSKLIFTTENGVTSVTPFVYSKEQQTSG from the coding sequence ATGACTTTTCCTCAAGGTTTTGATCATTCCCGTCAAGTTTATTCTCAAGTTCCTTTATCCGATTCTTATTTGAAAAAAGGGGATGAGGTGAAGGAAGGAGACATGTCTGGAAAAAAAGTATCTTGGTTATCGAATGTTGTCACAGCCATTTCTCAGGCTTTTAAGTCAAGTATTGCTAAAATTTGCTCGATTGCTTCCACTATATTTTCTACTTTATTTAACTCTGAATCTTCGAAAAAAATTTCTGCTTCAAGAGAGCATCCTCCTTCTCCTATTTCAGGCCCTATAGGCAGACATCTGACTCAGCCTTCCGTTCAATCTTCTAATCGCTTTGATTCTCCTTTTCCTGCGCAATCTCCGATTCAAGCTCACAGTCCCGGTTTTCTGCGATCTCCTTTTGTCCCTGCTTTTAGTGCAGACCCTGCGGTTTCTTTTTCTCCCAGGCTTGCTCATCATTCGCCCTTCAACCATGGGAAAATATCTTTTGAGGAACGCGATCGGAGATTGGCAGGCCAACCGCCGGGAACGGGGCTATTGCGCATCAGTAATACACGTACTGATATGACGCTGTCTTTTGTAAAAGAAAGCGGAGAAATACTGAATGTTCGGCTGGAAGGAAGATCGCTAGAAGAGGTTGTGAAGGAGTACAAGGTAAAGGGGTTGCTTCAGCCGGATCTTAAAACTTCGCCTTATAATCATGGCAAAATCAACCGGCAGGCTGCGGAAGAAAAATTGCTGCATCAACCTGCGGGCACGGGAATGCTAAGGGAAAGCAATACGCAGAATGATTTTGTGCTTTCCTATGTGCATCAAAATCAAGTCCTGCATGTTCTGTTAGAAGGGCGAACGCTAGACCAGGCACTTAATGATCTTCAGAAAAAGGGAATTTATATTAAACAATTTGCATCGCCTAAGACAGAAGAGACGGTGAAGAAAGAATTGATGAGTACAGTGCTTAAAGAACAAAGGCTAATTGAATTGGAAGAGCTCAAAGCGCCTATGGGCAAATATGATCAACAATTAATTCTTAACTTGGGAAGCGGTCGTTCGGGAGCTGGATTGAATGCGAAGGCAAATAAACAACATATTCCCTCTCAGATGATTGATCTGAGAAGCAATGAAGATTTATCGACACTTTCTAAATTAACGCCTTCTTCTAGGCTATATATTATAGGGCACTGCAGCCCAGGTCTTGATTATATTGAATCGGATGAAGGCAAACGGGTCACCGTTGATGAATATGTTAAGATGCTTATTGATCATTCACCCGAATTAAGAAAGGGGACGCCTCAAAATAAGGTCAAAATTAGCATCGTTGCTTGCTATGGCGGTGTAGATAACGGCGAACAAAAAAGCTTTGGCTTTCGCCTAAGCCAGGCTTTGGCTAAAGCGGGCATCCATGCTGAAGTATTGGCAAGGACCGATTATGTCAGCCGATGGCAAGGAAATCCCGAAGATTATAAGAAATTCGTTGGTGGACAATACCATGAAGAGGGATCCAAGCTCATTTTTACGACAGAAAATGGCGTCACGTCTGTGACTCCCTTTGTCTATTCTAAGGAGCAGCAAACGTCAGGATAA
- a CDS encoding RsmB/NOP family class I SAM-dependent RNA methyltransferase gives MNNIPFRPYHLFALLNAYNQQTLPLDLFISHYFRAHPALGSKDRAFIAETIYALIRWQALLDYLSPEDHSWESRYRVYEHLDLEQILQREDIPLHIRVSFPLPLFQLMENSYGSQRTIDLCLTSNKPAPTTVRVNTLKTTREELLKLWEGLYEVSPTSLSPYGIQFHKKINFFSLPEFKAGFFEVQDEGSQLLAQLVKVQPGDQVLDYCAGSGGKTLAFAPAMQHTGQIYVHDIRPYALQEARKRLKRAGIQNSQILLPDSPHLAKLKKKMNWVLVDAPCTGTGTLRRNPDMKWKFDEHTLARLIGQQRMIFERALSFLRPDGRIVYGTCSILKEENQQQLEHFLKTYQLRIEGDVFQSFPAPGGMDGFFGVVLKRI, from the coding sequence ATGAACAACATTCCTTTTCGTCCTTACCATCTATTTGCTCTTTTAAATGCTTATAATCAGCAAACGCTTCCGCTTGATTTGTTTATTAGCCATTATTTTCGCGCCCATCCGGCACTCGGGTCTAAGGATCGTGCTTTTATAGCCGAAACGATCTATGCCCTCATTCGCTGGCAAGCCTTATTGGATTATTTGTCTCCTGAGGATCATTCATGGGAAAGCCGCTACAGGGTTTATGAACATTTGGATTTAGAACAAATTTTGCAAAGAGAAGACATTCCCCTGCACATTCGGGTTAGCTTTCCCTTGCCTTTATTTCAGTTAATGGAAAATAGCTATGGATCGCAGCGAACAATCGACTTATGCTTGACCAGTAATAAGCCTGCTCCGACGACAGTCCGTGTCAATACGTTAAAGACGACGCGCGAGGAACTTTTAAAGCTTTGGGAAGGACTCTATGAAGTCTCTCCTACCTCTTTGTCTCCTTACGGAATTCAATTTCACAAGAAAATCAACTTTTTCAGTTTACCTGAGTTTAAAGCCGGTTTTTTTGAGGTTCAAGATGAAGGGAGCCAATTGCTGGCCCAACTGGTCAAAGTTCAGCCAGGAGACCAGGTTTTAGACTACTGCGCCGGATCGGGCGGGAAGACGTTAGCCTTTGCTCCTGCTATGCAGCATACAGGCCAGATTTATGTGCATGACATTCGTCCTTATGCTTTGCAAGAAGCGCGTAAACGACTCAAACGCGCCGGTATCCAAAATAGTCAGATTTTGCTGCCCGATAGTCCGCATTTAGCTAAATTAAAGAAGAAAATGAATTGGGTGCTGGTCGATGCTCCTTGTACAGGAACGGGCACTTTGCGGCGCAATCCCGATATGAAATGGAAATTTGACGAGCATACGCTTGCCCGTCTGATTGGTCAGCAACGCATGATTTTTGAGAGGGCCCTAAGTTTTCTTCGCCCTGATGGCCGCATTGTTTACGGGACGTGCAGCATTTTAAAAGAAGAGAACCAACAACAGTTAGAGCATTTTTTGAAAACGTATCAACTGCGTATAGAAGGGGATGTTTTTCAATCGTTTCCTGCTCCTGGTGGAATGGATGGCTTTTTTGGAGTTGTTCTTAAAAGAATATAA
- a CDS encoding peptidylprolyl isomerase, with protein MKNKLFTACLSFLIGCSSLYAIKSDPLLSGTQREEPKIFVNNRILAKINGKPISTYDVMKKMDITFYKQYPEYMSSPVARYQYYQYQWKMVLEDLIYKELILADAKESKVEVSSGDVRQEMEEVFGPNIIANLDKVGMSFDEAAKIVQGDILIRRMLGARVNGKALRLVTPSKVRKTYEEFIQDPQNSRSTVWSYRVVTIKDRNLQKTEETAKATYQLLMEGAPLDELIARLKEHKLLGRKGKVTVSDVITNNEKELSASYKEVLEGMDTGMYSQPFAHKSRKENATVYRIFYVKEKVPGGFPSFKEMESTLKERLLNEIADQETEVYLQKLRQHFHVRESDIDALLPADYQPFILK; from the coding sequence ATGAAAAATAAACTTTTTACTGCCTGTCTATCTTTTCTTATTGGCTGTTCTTCTCTTTATGCGATTAAAAGCGATCCTTTGCTCTCCGGTACCCAGCGCGAGGAACCCAAAATTTTTGTGAACAACCGCATTCTGGCAAAGATCAATGGCAAACCCATCTCGACATATGATGTCATGAAGAAAATGGACATCACCTTCTATAAGCAATATCCTGAATACATGTCTTCCCCTGTGGCACGCTATCAATATTATCAATACCAGTGGAAGATGGTTTTGGAAGATTTGATCTACAAGGAACTCATTTTGGCCGATGCCAAGGAAAGCAAAGTTGAAGTCAGCAGTGGAGATGTCCGGCAAGAGATGGAAGAGGTTTTCGGGCCTAATATTATCGCTAATCTTGACAAAGTCGGCATGAGCTTTGATGAGGCCGCTAAAATTGTCCAAGGCGACATTTTGATCCGCCGCATGCTCGGCGCCCGTGTCAATGGCAAAGCCTTGCGTCTCGTGACCCCTTCCAAAGTCCGTAAAACTTATGAAGAATTTATCCAAGATCCGCAAAATTCCCGCTCAACTGTTTGGAGCTATCGCGTCGTGACCATTAAGGACCGCAATTTACAAAAGACGGAAGAGACAGCTAAAGCGACTTACCAGCTATTAATGGAAGGTGCCCCCCTAGATGAGTTGATTGCCCGGTTAAAGGAACACAAACTCTTGGGACGCAAGGGAAAGGTCACCGTATCGGACGTCATTACCAATAATGAGAAAGAATTATCTGCCTCTTATAAAGAGGTATTGGAAGGCATGGATACCGGCATGTACAGCCAGCCGTTTGCCCATAAGAGCCGCAAAGAAAATGCAACGGTTTACCGCATTTTTTATGTAAAAGAAAAAGTTCCCGGAGGATTCCCTTCTTTTAAAGAAATGGAAAGCACGCTTAAAGAACGCTTGCTCAACGAAATAGCCGATCAGGAAACAGAAGTGTATTTGCAAAAGCTGCGTCAACACTTCCATGTGCGCGAAAGCGACATCGACGCGCTTCTGCCTGCGGATTATCAACCTTTCATTTTAAAATAG
- the rsmA gene encoding 16S rRNA (adenine(1518)-N(6)/adenine(1519)-N(6))-dimethyltransferase RsmA: MSPIYKPSELRLFLNQLGIFPKKGLSQNFLIDGNIIRKIVSASGVQPNETVLEIGPGPGSLTQALLEAGAQVVAVEKDEVLAQALERLNTPAEQLSIFCQDIMTFPFKDILPPRLKEGQRAKVIANLPYHLTTPILSTLVPHTALFSSLTVMVQEEVARRMTASPGSSDYSSLTVFLHFYSNPRYAFTVSRNCFYPAPKVDSAIVVLELKEPPLAIQEQDSFFKMTRTAFEHRRKMLRASLKPLFDSQAVSKALEAIGQDPLARPEMLSLEDFVQLYHQLKASSSNAL, translated from the coding sequence ATGTCGCCAATCTATAAGCCTAGCGAGCTGCGCCTTTTTTTAAACCAGTTAGGCATTTTTCCCAAAAAAGGGCTTTCGCAAAATTTTTTGATTGATGGCAATATTATTCGAAAAATCGTTTCAGCTTCAGGGGTTCAGCCTAATGAGACCGTCTTGGAAATTGGGCCGGGTCCCGGGTCTTTAACCCAAGCCCTTTTAGAAGCCGGCGCTCAAGTCGTAGCTGTCGAAAAAGATGAAGTGCTTGCCCAGGCATTGGAAAGATTGAATACGCCCGCTGAGCAGCTAAGCATTTTTTGCCAAGATATCATGACTTTTCCCTTTAAGGATATCCTGCCTCCTCGATTAAAGGAAGGGCAGCGGGCAAAAGTCATTGCCAATCTTCCCTATCACTTGACTACCCCTATCTTGTCAACGCTTGTTCCGCATACAGCCCTTTTCTCTTCTTTAACCGTGATGGTCCAAGAAGAAGTCGCCAGGCGCATGACCGCTTCACCGGGCTCTTCGGATTATAGCTCGCTGACGGTCTTTTTGCATTTTTACTCGAATCCCCGCTACGCCTTTACCGTCAGCCGCAATTGCTTTTATCCTGCCCCTAAAGTCGATTCAGCCATTGTCGTCTTGGAATTAAAAGAGCCGCCCTTGGCGATTCAAGAGCAAGATTCATTTTTTAAAATGACGCGAACAGCCTTTGAGCACCGCCGCAAAATGCTACGGGCCTCGCTTAAACCTTTATTCGATTCCCAAGCTGTTTCGAAAGCTTTAGAAGCAATTGGGCAAGATCCCTTAGCCCGTCCGGAAATGCTTTCCTTAGAAGATTTTGTCCAGCTTTATCATCAATTGAAAGCGTCTTCATCTAATGCTTTATAA